Genomic window (Marinilabiliales bacterium):
AGAGATTAAATATGCCAATGAGCTTTCGGCTCCCTGATTGCGGTTTATCCCATAACTCTCAAAGCCATCACAACAGCCCTTGGTTTCAAAATCGTACAAACTCATTCTAAGATCGTTTTCCCCTAAAAACCACAAAAATGAAGTATATAGTTTGTTCAGGTATTCTTTATCTTTCGTTACATGAAAAGCCTGGTGATACATTAAAACCATAGCCATTGCATCAATGGGCTGTTGCGCAAATATGGAGCGCTCACCGTCTTTCTTATACCATTTTTCGTTACCGATAATTGACAGGTAATTTCCGTTAAGTGTATGTTCAGTAAGAAATTGCATTGATGCTATTGCTACTTCCAAAACCCGGTCTTCGTTAAGGATTCCTGCCGAATGCAGAAGCGCCAATGGCAATATGCCATTATCATAAGCAAGCAGCGCCTCAAACCATTTCCAGTCAGCCGATTCGTTTTCCTCGTAATGTTTAATAAGGGTATGTGCCATACCCCGGAGCCTTTCTGTCATTGAATCATCTGAAGGATTTGTTCTGAGATAATAACACACCCCAATAATAGTATTCGCTATGCTTCTTATGGATTTTAATTTTTCGAAATTAGGGGCTGCGTTAAAAAACATCAGCCGCCCCGTCTGGTAATAGGCATCATTGGGGGCATTGCCCAATAAATATCCTAAAGCCCAAATAGTACGGCCGAAGGAATCTTCAGAACCAACCTCATCAAGATAATTTCTGCTGAAACTCAAAAAGTTTCTGAAAGTACCATCCTTATTTTGCATATAGTGGATATAACTCAAATAAATTGGCGACAATTCGAGTGCGCGAGCATCCTTCATTTGTCTGTATGCCATCAACACCATCAGCAACGCTCGTGAATTATCATCAAGGCAATAGCCTTCTTTTAAGTTTGGAATACCAAACTTAGCATGCTGGATAATGCCTGTATCGTCTGTCAGCCTGTTAATATGAACCAGGGAAAAAGACGGCAGGATAAGAGAATCCAGGATTGTATCCTTTTTTTCCAATTCTTCGACATCCTGCATCATCGCCTGTTCGGCCAGGGCGATATATTTTTGTCCTGTTTTTGGCCATGTTATCTTCATGCCATATTCCCTGGCTTTACTCTTGAGCTTGTTTAGCTCAGCAGGGTTGTCGAGTAGTTCTGTCAAGATTGAGGCCAGTTGATCTGAATCATTGAAGTTAAATAGTCTTCCCCTGCCATCGGCCAATAACTCCGAGGCATGCCAGTAGGGTGTTGATATTATAGCCGCCCCAACACCTATCGCATAAGAAAGTGTGCCGCTGGTTATTTGAGCCTCGTTTAAGTAAGGCGTAATATATATATCGGTAGCCGACAAATATTTGAACAGGTCTTTAACATCTAAAAATTCATTTAAAAAAACCACATGTTTTTCCAATTGCAAATTCTTAACCAGGCGCATTAAAAAAATGCGGTATTCCTCACCCGAGTGCCTCAATACGTTGGGATGGGTTTTGCCCAAAACCAGGTAAATAACATTGGGTTGGGTTTCAATCACTTTTGGCAAAGCTCTAATTACTGTTTCAATGCCCTTGTTGCGACCAATAAACCCAAATGTTGTGAGTATTTTTTTGTCTTCAAGCTTAAACTCATTTTTTGATTTTTCGGCACTGAATTGCAAATCAGGAACACCATGGTCCATAAACACTATTTTCCCTTTAGGAACATCGTAGATGTCGACTAAAAATTCAATAGCCTTATGACTCATTACAACTATTTTGTGTGCCATTTTGCAGATTTCCTGCAAAACAGCCTTTTCATTATAGGATGGTGCTTTAAGTATGGTATGCAGTGTAACAATCAGTGGTACTTCCAGTCGATGCAACAAGGGTAAGATATATACTCCATTTTGACCGCCAAATATACCAAACTCATGTTCGAGAATACAAAGGTCAGCGCCGCTTAAGTTAATGTACTTAACTGCCTGTATATAATCTCGCTGATGCTCCTGCCTGATTGTTAGTTTTACCTCCTCCGGGTATTCATAAATATTGGTAAAATCGTTTAATGCCACAACAAAGCCATCATTGGGAATTCCTGCATATGTATTGTTTTTAACAACGGAATTAAACAGGTTATTGGTAAATGTGCCAATGCCGCATTCTCTGGGTGGGTATGTACCTATGAAAGCAATCTTCATTAGTTTGGTTTATGTAATAACTATATCTTCCAGGAAGTAGATCTTCCTGGACAAATGACGCCAATATAAATTTTCTCAACAGGCAGCTTATAATTCGCTCCTCTTATTTTTTTCTGCACGCTTGGCTTCTTTGGCTGCCCTTTTCTCTTTCAGGTTCCTGGCCGGCGCTTTCTTATTGTTCTTCTGATTCTCAATTCCTTTTGTCATAATGCTGATTATTAACTAAAATGATCCGGAGTGTCTAAAAAAGGGTAATTAGTATTCTTAAATTAAAGTTGACTCATACCCGCTTTTGATTATGGTCGAAAGCATTTTAAACTTCTCATTAGCTTTGACATTATTGGATGTATGGGCCGGGATTATCATACCCTCACCTGTTTTAAGCATACTCGATTTTTTATCAACTATTACTTCAGCGGCTCCTTCAATAATCTGGATGAAAGTATCAAACGGCGATATTTTTTCAGCCAGGCTTTCTCCGGTGTCAATAGCAATAATGCTGATATTTCCGGTTGTCTTTTGCATTATCGTCCTGCTTACCACAGAATTAGGCATATACTCAATGATCTTAATTAAAATGTACTTTTTTGATTTTTCCAAATCAACATTTTGCATCTGCTTACTTTTAATTTGATATAAAGGTATGGTAAACCACCAGGCAATGCTTTACACGATTGATGTAATAATTTACATCTTTCACACATTTTCAAGTGTATCGCGCCTTTTGTTTTTCAGGTTTTTGAAGTGGGTGGGGGTTAGTCCGGTGATTTTTTTAAATTGATTCGACAGATGGGATACACTACTGTAGTGCATTTTGAAGGCAATCTCAGAAAGGTTTAGCTCATCGTAAACTATGAGTTCCTTTACCTTTTCAATTTTATGAGTCAAATAGAATTTTTCAATGGTAATTCCTTTGACCTCTGAAAAAAGATTTGCCATATATGTATAGTCGTAATTGAGTTTTTCACTCAGGTAATCGGACAGGTTAACTTTTATCTGTTCTTCGGTGTAATGTACCAGTTCAATAACAGCATTCTTTATCTTCTCTACAAGGATGCTTCTTCCGTCATCCATAAGTTGCAGTCCTGATTTTCTTAATTCTGAATCCAGTTGTTTCAACTGTTCAGGTTTTGTATCCCCAATTATATCTGCTTCTCCAATTCTTACATGAATATATTTCAGCCCGAGTTTTTCAAGTTCACTCTTAACCACCATCTGGCAGCGGATACAGACCATATTTTTGATGTACAATTTCAAGGAGATAAAGCATTTATTGATTAATATCTAAAATACAAAGTTAGGTCATATACGCAAATAAACAGGATTTTCATACCAGGATTATGCGCTGAATGAAACCCCCATGAGCTGAAGCACACAAAATAACATGAATATCGAATGGAGGCCGGCAGAGTCAATGTCGGCAAGATTGCTGAAGGAGTGCAGGCACTGGTGGGATGATAATGCTTCACAAAGCGGACTGGGATTTGTCGCAGTATTTGTTTTCCGGTCCCAATATTCTTATTATCTTCAACATTTGATAAATGTCATTCTTAAAAAGCACTCTTATGTATCCACTCGTTAAACGGCCAAATTCACTTATCACCCGTAAAATTCTCCTCCTCTTTGTCCTTGCCTTCTCCTTTTCAGGCGCATATACACAATGGAGCATTGACCTGGAGACAGGCCTCCCTTTCGAGGGATACAATGATGTAAGAATACCCAATGAAACGGGCACTAAATTCAGTTTTACCGATGATTTTGAGCTTCAGGGGCCTGTCATTCCAATCAGGCTGATGCTGCGCTATTCATTTGATGAAAAGAATCATCTATTTGCGCTGTTTGCTCCGCTGGGAGTGACCTATGAGGGTCCCGCCCCTTTCGACATTAGCTTCCAGCGGTCCCTCTTCACGCAAGGGCAGTTGATCGAAGGGTTCTACAAGTTCAATAGCTACCGTCTCGGGTACAGGCGGGATGTACTGACATCGGACGGTTGGACCATTGGGGTCGGGTTCACCGCCAAGATCAGGGATGCACGGGTACAGCTAAGCAGCGGGGGACTGAGCGACAGGAAGGATGACCTCGGGTTTGTCCCGCTGCTGCACCTGTTTGCATCACGCGAGTTTGACCGGTGGATGCTTTACCTTGAGGGCGACGGACTGGCGGGGGGACCGGGACGGGCTTTTGACTTTTTCCTCGGTGGCAGTTTTAATATAACAGATAACCTTTCGGGGAAGGCAGGGTACAGGATACTGGAGGGTGGTGCCGACGTCACATCGGTCTACAATTTCACGCTGATCAATTTCGCTGTAATCGGACTGGTTTGGGATATTTTATAGTTTGCGCCAAGACAATGGTCTGGTCGAAACAGTTAACCGGCCTGTCAGGCTTTAATCACATTGCTGATGAAGCCTTCCATCTTTTCAGGGGTTGTGGCGGGAGAAAACCGTTTTAAGGGTTTACCGTCACGGCCAACAACGAACTTTGTAAAGTTCCATTTAATCCGGCTGCCAAAAAAACCAGAGAGTTTATCTTTCAGGAATTTGAAAAGCTGATGTTCATCCGGGCCGTTTACATCTGTCTTTTGGAACATCTGAAAAGATACTCCGTAATTTACCAGGCAGCCCTGTTCAATTTCTTCGGGGCTGCCAGGCTCCTGGTTGCCGAACTGGTTACAGGGGAAGCCCAGTATCTCAAGTCCCTGTTCCCTGTATTTCCGGTAAAGATCTTCCAGTCCCTCATACTGCCCGGTAAAACCGCACTTGCTGGCTGTATTTACAACCAATAGAACCTTCCCCCTGTACCTGTCGAGGCTGATCTCCTCCCCTTTCAGGGTGGTCGCCTTAATATCGTATATGCTATGATCCATCTGAATAATTATTTTGTTACCATAACAACCAGAATAACATATTGTTCACGGTTAAACCGCAGGAGGCTGCAGTCCCGCAAGCCTTTTTAGCATACCCCTGAATATGAGTCCGTGAAAAGGTAAAACGGAGTACCAGTACATCCTGCCGGCTAAACCAAGAGGCCTGAAAGTTGCGGTCTGCACAAGCCGTGAGTTTGTAATCCTGAATTCAAGCCATGCTTCGCCAGGCAGCTTCATCTCCGCATACAGTAAAAGCCTTTTATCCTCTTTACTGGCATAAAGCACTCTCCAGAAATCGAGTGCATCGCCTGCTGTGATCGTGGCAGCGCTTTTTCTGCCTCTTCGCAGCCCCACACCACCAAAGAGTTTATCCAGAAAGCCACGGAATCCCCATAGCCAGTTTGCATAGTACCACCCTGTTTTACCTCCGATAGACCATATCCTGGCAAGTACCTCTTCCTCATTGGCAATTTTTCGCTCCCGCCTGTCAACATAACAACCGTGAACTGGTATCTCAACCAGACTGGAGACTCCGCCATCCAGCTTATCACCCGACATCGCATCTGTCCAGCTCGACAGAACATCCTGTTGTTCCAGCCTGTCAAAGGCAAGACGGATAGCATCTTCATATGAAATGAGGTCTGTTGGCAACAGCCTGCGGATATCATCATTCTTGCAAACAGTTTCTGTTTTCATACTGTTGACAAGGTTAACAGCCAGTCTATAGCTGGTAGAGGTGATAAAGTAAAGCCAGTATGATGAAAGGCGGGGCGTCATTACGGGAACTGAAATGATGATCCGTTTGAGGTTACGCACTCTGGCATATGTCATGAGCATCTCTTTATAGTTGAGAATCTCAGGACCTCCTATGTCAAAACTTCTGTTGTATGTTTCAGCCTTCAGCAAAACCCCTGTAAGATATTCTATGACATTCCTGATAGCAATGGGCTGTGTACTTGTCTTAAGCCACTTAGGTGCAATCATCACTGGCAGTTTCTCTACCAGGTCGCGAATGATCTCAAAGGAGGCGCTTCCTGAACCTACAATAATCCCCGCCCGAAGAGTGGTAAGGCCATACTTCCCGCCTGAAAGGATTTTTTCGACCTGCATACGCGATTTGAGATGCTTTGAAAGCTTCTCTTCGTTTGCAATACCGCTCAAAAAGATCACCTGCCTGGCATTTGTCCTTTCGATCCGCTCTTTGAAGTTTTCCGCTGATTGCTTTTCAAGATCAGAGAAATCTCCGCTCGGAGCAGACATTGAGTGAACCAGGTAGTATGCCACATCCAGATCTTCAGGTATCTTCTCCAGGGAATTTTTGTCCAGCAGGTTGACTTCGAGGACTGATATGCTTGATGATGAATATTTTGACAGGTCAAAACGGCCGGCATCCCTTACACAACATACCACATCATGACCCTGATCAAGCAGGGTGGGCAACAGCCTTTTACCGATATAACCGGTTGCACCGGTAACAAGTATTTTCATATTTATGCAAGATACTGTTTTAACAAAAAATATCCCGTTCATCGTCAGCTAAAAACAGATAAGGGCAATAATAGTTCTAAAACCTGTATTTTTATGTGCTTTAACAGATAGATTAACTATTTTTGGACTTTAATCTATTATAAATTAGATAATAACAGCTTGCTCATATGACAAAGTACAATTACCTGGCGCCGACCCTGTTTTGTATAGCCTTGATATTTTTCACCGGTTGCAGGGAGCAGGCCGGCAGCAAGGCTGAAGATCAGCCAAAATATGGCTCTGCACTCATTGACCCGGCTGAAAAGGCTTTTTTCAATAACCTGGCGCAACATTGCGGCCGGTCATTCAGTGGAGAGCAGGTCTTTATGGCCGAAGGAAGGGAAAGCTGGGCTCATATGGAGTTCATGATGCACGTTACTGTATGCGAAGATGACAGGATCTATGTGCCTTTTCACCTTGATGATGACCACTCGCGCACATGGATGTTCCTGGTTGAGGACGGCAGGCTGCGGTTCAGACATGACCACCGGCATGAAGACGGCACACCTGAAGAGATAACCATGTATGGCGGATATGGCGACGGTAACGGCACTGCCCTCAGGCAGGATTTTCCCGGCGACGAATACACCTGCGAGCTGATCCCCCGCTCATGCGATGCGGTATGGAGGGTTGAACTTTCAGAGGATCCCCCTTCGTACAGCTACATGCTCCTGTACCATGGTGAGCTGCTTTTCAAGGCCACTTTTGACCTTGAGAACCCGGTTGATCAGTAGCAGCAACCTGCTTTTATCCGGCACCTGGCCCCGAAAGCCGGCAATGACCTTGCCGCCCTGCTTACCGGTAAGGAGGAGGCACAGGTAAGCCTGCCTGTATCTGAGCTGCCTGAAGGGGGCAGGCGAAGAGACCTGCCTGACAAGATCAGGCATAAAACAGGCGATGAATAATTTCAATCCTGGATGCCCGGGGCTGTATGATGGATTACTGATCACCAGTCGATGTAACTTAAACCGGGGGTTAATCGTCTGATTATTATGAATTATTTTTTTTATTTAATTTGACTTATTATGCCATGATCATAATCGCATATGGATTATTGCGAATGGCCTGTTTTATATCAAAATCTGACTTATGAGAATACTTATGCTGTTCATTGTTGCATTCCTGGCCTGTGTCGCCTCACCGGCACAAGAGCGGGAAAAGCTGTCGCAGGCACAGGAGTGGAAACAACCGCCACAGGCCCGGGTAATGACCCTTGGGGTTTTTCATTTTGCCTATCCAAACCTTGACGCGGTTAAAGTTGCAGAAGAGGATCAGATATCGGTCCTTGATGAGCCGTACCAGGGGGAGATCATCTCTATCGCCAGGGCTATTGAAAAATTCAATCCAACAATAATTTGTGTCGAAAGAGTGCCCGAAAGGCAACAGTATACTGATTCCCTTTACTCATTATACCTGGAAGGCAGTCTGGAACCCCGAAAGAATGAGATCTACCAGCTGGGGTTCAGGATTGCCGGAAACCTGAACCTTCCCGGGGTTTATTGCGTCGATGACCGGGGAAGGCATTATGATAACATAAACGAACTGTTAAGAGACAGTGCCAGGGTTGCGAGATTCGGGGACTACTACCGGAACTCACCTGATTCAATTTACCGGGTTCCAAATCCTTCCGGAAAGGTTTCAAGCATTCTTGATGAGGTGATCCACATGAATAACCCGGAGTATATCTCAGACCGGTTATCACTCTATTTACTGACCCAATTTAAATACGAAGAGGAACCGGGAGATTTTATTGGGGTGGACTTTGAAACCGGCAGGTGGTATAACCGGAACCTCAGAATATTCAGAAATGTTCAGCGCATTCCACATGGCCCGGATGACAGGATACTGCTGATAGTTGGTGCAGAGCACCTGAACCTGCTTAACCTGTTCTTCGATATTTCAAAAGAGTATGAATTTGTGTCGCCCCTGCCGTACCTGGAAGGATTAAGAATGAGCCAGCAGGATGAGTGACGGGGTGTAATAACCTATTTCAGCTGCCCGGTTTTTTAATGGTGAATTGGCTGATTTTGAGCAGCAGATCATTCCTCTTAATTGGTTTTGCAAGGTAGTCATTGCAACCGGCATTGAACACCAGGTCCCTGTCGCCCGGCATGGCATAAGCGGTCTGGGCAATTATCGGTATTTTATTGTTGAACTCCCGTATCTTCCTGGTGGCCTCCAGGCCGTTCATCCCGGGCATCTTTATATCCATCAGCACAAGCGATATCCCGGAATCCTCGCGAACGGCATTTACAGCTTCATGGCCGGTGGTTGCACGCAAAAGCCTTACCTCTTTGTTAAACATAAAAGCTTCGATTAGCTGGAAGCTGGCATCATCATCTTCAGCAACCAGAATTGTAAGACCGGGGGCAATGCTGCCGGGAGGCTCTTCATCAACCGTTGTGTCATCTGGCTGCTTTTCTGCCGGGATGAATGGCAGCGAAAAGTAAAACGTACTGCCTGCGCCAACCTCACTCTCAACCCATATCCTGCCTCCCAGCTTTTCCAGGTAGGCTTTGGCAATGGAAAGTCCGAGTCCTGATCCCTCATAGGGGCGGGCAGCAGAGAGATCAGCCTGAACGAACATCTCAAAGATGGCATCAAGACGGTCGGGGGGGATGCCGGTTCCCGTATCACGCACGTAGAAGTTGACAAGGGCGCCGTCAAGGTAGTTGCCGAATTCTATTTCTCCCTCACTGGTGAATTTAATCGCATTTTTCAGGAGATTTGACAGTACAGCTTCGAGTTTAAACTTGTCGGTCATTATGGCAAGCTGCTCGCATTCAGGTGCCATATTCATACTAAGATGCAATCCTTTTTCATCGGACTGCTGCCGGAAAAAATCAAAGGTAAACTGCATCACCTCCGACAGGTCAGTCTCATTGATGTCTGTTGGTATGTGCCCTGTCTCAATTTTAGACATTTCAATAATGTCCTTAATGGTGTCTAGCAGTCTCTGACCGCTTTGGTTAAGTATTTCAATGTAACTGTCCTTCTCCTCGCTTGACATATCCATATTCTGCAGTAACTGAAGAAACCCTATTATGCCGTTCATGGGCGTTCTTATCTCATGGCTCATGTTGGCAAGGAAATGTGTCTTGAGGAGGTTGCTCTCCTCAGCTATTTCCTTTGCACGTACAAGCTCCTCTTCAGTCTTCTTCCTGAGCTTTATGTTAACCATCATCTGGCAGTATACCTGCAGAAGCTGCTGTTCTACTTCTGAATAAACATGATAATCATTTACTGAATCAAACCCGATAAAACCGATACAAACACCATCGCTCATCATGGGTATTACAATGAGGCTTTTTATATCCTGCGGTTCCAGTACATCACGCACATACCCCGGGGGCATCGCCGGCACATCGGGAATGATGATCGCTTCACCTTTCATGAACGCCGCATTCCACTCATCAGGCATCTGTATTTCCTGCAGGTTGTCTAATTGCGGACTTACACCATCGTTGCACCATTCGTATGTATTGGAGCATAGCATAGTGCCAATATCAAGGTCGAATATATAGGCGCGGTCAGCAACTACGAACCGGC
Coding sequences:
- a CDS encoding glycosyltransferase, which encodes MKIAFIGTYPPRECGIGTFTNNLFNSVVKNNTYAGIPNDGFVVALNDFTNIYEYPEEVKLTIRQEHQRDYIQAVKYINLSGADLCILEHEFGIFGGQNGVYILPLLHRLEVPLIVTLHTILKAPSYNEKAVLQEICKMAHKIVVMSHKAIEFLVDIYDVPKGKIVFMDHGVPDLQFSAEKSKNEFKLEDKKILTTFGFIGRNKGIETVIRALPKVIETQPNVIYLVLGKTHPNVLRHSGEEYRIFLMRLVKNLQLEKHVVFLNEFLDVKDLFKYLSATDIYITPYLNEAQITSGTLSYAIGVGAAIISTPYWHASELLADGRGRLFNFNDSDQLASILTELLDNPAELNKLKSKAREYGMKITWPKTGQKYIALAEQAMMQDVEELEKKDTILDSLILPSFSLVHINRLTDDTGIIQHAKFGIPNLKEGYCLDDNSRALLMVLMAYRQMKDARALELSPIYLSYIHYMQNKDGTFRNFLSFSRNYLDEVGSEDSFGRTIWALGYLLGNAPNDAYYQTGRLMFFNAAPNFEKLKSIRSIANTIIGVCYYLRTNPSDDSMTERLRGMAHTLIKHYEENESADWKWFEALLAYDNGILPLALLHSAGILNEDRVLEVAIASMQFLTEHTLNGNYLSIIGNEKWYKKDGERSIFAQQPIDAMAMVLMYHQAFHVTKDKEYLNKLYTSFLWFLGENDLRMSLYDFETKGCCDGFESYGINRNQGAESSLAYLISHITVLQAYEEFHNR
- a CDS encoding cupin, whose translation is MQNVDLEKSKKYILIKIIEYMPNSVVSRTIMQKTTGNISIIAIDTGESLAEKISPFDTFIQIIEGAAEVIVDKKSSMLKTGEGMIIPAHTSNNVKANEKFKMLSTIIKSGYESTLI
- a CDS encoding AraC family transcriptional regulator; this encodes MKLYIKNMVCIRCQMVVKSELEKLGLKYIHVRIGEADIIGDTKPEQLKQLDSELRKSGLQLMDDGRSILVEKIKNAVIELVHYTEEQIKVNLSDYLSEKLNYDYTYMANLFSEVKGITIEKFYLTHKIEKVKELIVYDELNLSEIAFKMHYSSVSHLSNQFKKITGLTPTHFKNLKNKRRDTLENV
- a CDS encoding glutathione peroxidase; the encoded protein is MDHSIYDIKATTLKGEEISLDRYRGKVLLVVNTASKCGFTGQYEGLEDLYRKYREQGLEILGFPCNQFGNQEPGSPEEIEQGCLVNYGVSFQMFQKTDVNGPDEHQLFKFLKDKLSGFFGSRIKWNFTKFVVGRDGKPLKRFSPATTPEKMEGFISNVIKA
- a CDS encoding SDR family oxidoreductase; translated protein: MKILVTGATGYIGKRLLPTLLDQGHDVVCCVRDAGRFDLSKYSSSSISVLEVNLLDKNSLEKIPEDLDVAYYLVHSMSAPSGDFSDLEKQSAENFKERIERTNARQVIFLSGIANEEKLSKHLKSRMQVEKILSGGKYGLTTLRAGIIVGSGSASFEIIRDLVEKLPVMIAPKWLKTSTQPIAIRNVIEYLTGVLLKAETYNRSFDIGGPEILNYKEMLMTYARVRNLKRIIISVPVMTPRLSSYWLYFITSTSYRLAVNLVNSMKTETVCKNDDIRRLLPTDLISYEDAIRLAFDRLEQQDVLSSWTDAMSGDKLDGGVSSLVEIPVHGCYVDRRERKIANEEEVLARIWSIGGKTGWYYANWLWGFRGFLDKLFGGVGLRRGRKSAATITAGDALDFWRVLYASKEDKRLLLYAEMKLPGEAWLEFRITNSRLVQTATFRPLGLAGRMYWYSVLPFHGLIFRGMLKRLAGLQPPAV